A stretch of Geomonas oryzisoli DNA encodes these proteins:
- a CDS encoding PilZ domain-containing protein encodes MEQRRFHRITYSAPGELVHHDIKYRCRLENVSLRGALISADECLMVPLHESCRLTVPLQPGGAPLTITVSVVHCFFSMIGVKFTGFSGDSEQRLFDLLKEKTTEPEKLLQEWDSLRKERADAGQEKTVIPEPALAIF; translated from the coding sequence ATGGAGCAGCGGCGTTTTCACCGGATCACCTACAGTGCGCCCGGGGAACTGGTTCATCATGACATAAAATATCGTTGCCGCCTGGAGAACGTTTCCCTGCGCGGCGCCCTTATCAGCGCCGACGAGTGCCTCATGGTGCCGCTCCACGAGTCCTGCAGGCTCACCGTCCCCCTGCAGCCGGGGGGCGCGCCCTTGACCATCACGGTCAGCGTGGTGCACTGCTTTTTCTCGATGATCGGGGTGAAGTTCACCGGTTTCTCCGGCGACTCCGAGCAGAGACTGTTCGATCTGCTTAAAGAAAAGACTACTGAACCGGAGAAGTTACTGCAGGAGTGGGATAGCCTTAGGAAGGAAAGGGCCGATGCCGGCCAAGAGAAGACCGTCATTCCGGAACCGGCGCTGGCCATCTTCTGA
- a CDS encoding ribose-phosphate pyrophosphokinase: protein MENKIRVFSGNSNPVLAEKICDCLRVPLGKAKVRTFSDGEIMVEIGENVRGRDIYVVQSTCCPTNNNLMELLIMIDALKRASAATITTVIPYYGYARQDRKAAPRTPITSKLVADLITAAGADRVVTIDLHAGQIQGFFNIPVDNLYAAPVLLAHLKSRFADDLDNLVMVSPDAGGTERARAFAKRLGCTLAVIDKRRTGPNVAEVMHLIGDVKGKNAIILDDMIDTAGTLTHAAQALKDHGAANVYACATHGVLSGPAIERINNSVIEKVVITDTIPLGEKAEQTDKLRVLSVADLLAEAIRRIHEDESVSSLFV, encoded by the coding sequence ATGGAAAACAAGATCAGGGTGTTCAGCGGTAACTCCAATCCGGTTCTGGCAGAGAAGATCTGTGACTGTCTCAGGGTCCCCCTGGGCAAGGCCAAGGTGAGAACCTTCTCCGACGGCGAAATCATGGTCGAGATCGGCGAGAACGTGCGCGGTCGTGACATCTACGTGGTTCAGTCCACCTGCTGCCCGACCAACAACAATCTGATGGAACTGCTCATCATGATCGACGCGCTGAAAAGGGCGTCGGCTGCGACCATCACCACGGTCATCCCGTACTACGGCTATGCGCGCCAGGACCGCAAGGCTGCACCCCGGACGCCGATCACCTCCAAGCTGGTGGCCGACCTGATCACCGCCGCCGGTGCAGACCGTGTAGTTACTATCGACCTGCACGCAGGCCAGATCCAGGGCTTCTTCAACATCCCGGTGGACAACCTCTACGCTGCGCCGGTTCTCCTGGCCCACCTGAAGAGCCGCTTCGCCGACGACCTGGACAACCTGGTTATGGTTTCTCCGGACGCAGGCGGCACCGAGCGCGCCCGTGCCTTCGCCAAGAGGCTCGGCTGCACCCTGGCCGTGATCGACAAGCGTCGCACCGGGCCCAACGTGGCGGAGGTCATGCACCTGATCGGCGACGTCAAGGGCAAGAACGCCATCATCCTGGACGACATGATCGACACCGCCGGCACCCTGACCCATGCTGCCCAGGCTCTGAAAGATCACGGCGCCGCCAACGTCTATGCCTGCGCCACCCACGGCGTCCTTTCCGGCCCGGCCATTGAAAGGATCAATAACTCGGTCATCGAGAAGGTGGTCATCACCGATACCATCCCGCTGGGCGAGAAGGCAGAACAGACCGACAAGCTCAGGGTGCTTTCCGTAGCAGACCTTCTGGCCGAGGCGATCCGCCGCATCCACGAGGACGAATCCGTCAGCTCCCTTTTCGTGTAG
- a CDS encoding 50S ribosomal protein L25, with the protein MSKQVLNVELREKTGKGICRRLRAAGRVPAVVYGKGIEPVCISLGLKELTEAIAGEGGRNHILTLQGVAALEGANVIVADLLRDSLKNHARHVDLHKINLADKVKVQVKLNLVGTPAGVKAGGFLDFAMHTVEVECLPVHIPAHINVDVTELVIGHSIHVGDINAPVGTAILSDPKAPVVSILGRKAATEEEAAA; encoded by the coding sequence ATGAGTAAGCAGGTGCTGAATGTAGAACTGAGGGAAAAAACCGGCAAGGGTATCTGCCGTCGTCTGCGCGCCGCGGGCCGCGTTCCGGCCGTCGTGTACGGTAAGGGCATCGAGCCGGTCTGCATCTCGCTGGGGCTGAAGGAACTGACCGAAGCCATCGCCGGCGAAGGCGGCCGCAACCACATCCTGACCCTGCAGGGCGTAGCCGCGCTGGAAGGCGCCAACGTCATTGTTGCCGACCTGCTGCGCGACTCCCTGAAGAACCACGCGCGTCACGTCGACCTGCACAAGATCAACCTCGCCGACAAGGTGAAGGTACAGGTCAAGCTGAACCTGGTCGGCACCCCGGCCGGCGTGAAGGCTGGCGGTTTCCTCGACTTCGCCATGCACACCGTTGAAGTCGAGTGCCTCCCGGTTCACATCCCGGCGCACATCAACGTCGACGTCACTGAGCTCGTCATTGGCCACTCCATCCACGTGGGCGACATCAATGCCCCGGTGGGCACCGCCATCCTGAGCGATCCGAAGGCTCCGGTGGTCAGCATCCTTGGCCGCAAGGCTGCTACCGAGGAAGAGGCCGCCGCCTAG
- the pth gene encoding aminoacyl-tRNA hydrolase has translation MAAKLIVGLGNPGPKYTWTRHNAGFMVLDRLASLSNIAVTRKAFSGLAGDGNWAGERVYLLKPQTFMNLSGRSVAEALRFYKLSLSDLIVIHDDLDIPFGKVRLKEGGGHGGHNGLRSLGQELGSNAFARVRVGIGRPLHGDVVNFVLTNFAKEEMNELLEVLDTSLDAMEMAVKEGMPKAMSIFNAK, from the coding sequence ATGGCAGCAAAACTTATCGTAGGGCTCGGCAACCCCGGGCCCAAGTACACATGGACCCGCCACAACGCGGGTTTCATGGTTTTAGACCGCTTGGCAAGCCTGTCCAACATCGCCGTCACCAGGAAGGCCTTTTCCGGCCTTGCCGGTGACGGCAACTGGGCGGGCGAGCGGGTCTATCTCCTCAAGCCGCAGACCTTCATGAACCTGTCCGGCCGCTCCGTGGCCGAGGCGCTCCGCTTCTACAAGCTGTCCCTGTCTGATCTCATCGTGATCCACGACGACCTCGATATCCCGTTCGGCAAGGTGCGACTCAAGGAAGGGGGCGGTCACGGAGGGCACAACGGGCTCCGTTCCCTGGGGCAGGAGTTGGGCTCCAACGCCTTCGCCCGGGTGCGCGTCGGCATCGGCCGGCCGCTGCACGGCGACGTGGTGAACTTCGTCCTGACCAACTTCGCCAAAGAGGAGATGAACGAGCTGCTGGAAGTGCTGGACACCTCCCTGGACGCCATGGAGATGGCGGTCAAGGAAGGGATGCCCAAGGCCATGAGCATCTTCAACGCGAAGTAA
- the ychF gene encoding redox-regulated ATPase YchF: MGFNCGIVGLPNVGKSTIFNALTSAGAESANYPFCTIDPNVGIVSVPDPRMDKLAEIVHPERMQPTTIEFLDIAGLVKGASQGEGLGNKFLGHIRSVDAILHVVRCFDNENVVHVSGSVSPVRDIEVIQTELALADLDTVEKRILRTEKQARSGDKKAKEDVEFCQKVKSTLEKGLSPRDLAENEDERLILRDMHLMTAKPVLYVANVAEDDLEGKHPYVEEVRQLAAREGNGVVFICGSIEAEISELAGEEKQAFLEEMGLAESGLDRLIRSGYELLGLITYFTAGVKEVRAWTITKGTKAPGAAGVIHSDFEKGFIRAEVIAYNDYIASGGESGAKEKGLMRLEGKEYVVQDGDVMHFRFNV; this comes from the coding sequence ATGGGTTTCAACTGCGGCATAGTCGGTCTCCCCAACGTGGGAAAGTCCACCATCTTCAACGCGCTCACCTCGGCCGGTGCCGAGTCCGCCAACTACCCCTTCTGCACCATCGATCCCAACGTCGGCATCGTGTCGGTGCCCGATCCGCGCATGGACAAGCTTGCCGAGATCGTTCATCCGGAACGGATGCAGCCGACCACCATAGAGTTCCTGGACATCGCCGGCCTCGTGAAGGGGGCGAGCCAGGGTGAGGGGCTTGGTAACAAGTTTCTCGGGCACATCCGTTCTGTCGACGCCATCTTGCACGTTGTGCGCTGCTTCGATAATGAGAACGTGGTTCACGTGAGCGGCAGCGTCTCACCGGTGCGCGACATAGAGGTCATCCAGACCGAATTGGCGCTGGCCGACCTCGACACTGTGGAGAAGCGTATCCTGCGCACCGAGAAGCAGGCGAGAAGCGGCGACAAGAAGGCGAAGGAAGATGTCGAGTTCTGCCAGAAGGTAAAGTCGACCCTGGAAAAGGGGCTCTCGCCGCGCGACCTGGCCGAGAACGAGGACGAGCGCCTGATCCTGCGCGACATGCATCTCATGACCGCTAAGCCTGTTCTCTACGTCGCCAACGTGGCCGAGGACGACCTGGAGGGGAAACACCCCTACGTCGAGGAAGTGCGCCAGTTGGCCGCCAGGGAAGGTAACGGCGTGGTCTTCATCTGTGGCTCCATCGAGGCGGAGATTTCTGAGCTCGCCGGTGAGGAGAAGCAGGCTTTCCTCGAGGAGATGGGGCTTGCCGAGTCGGGACTGGACCGTCTGATCCGTTCCGGTTACGAACTGCTCGGGCTCATCACTTACTTCACCGCGGGCGTCAAGGAAGTGCGCGCCTGGACCATTACCAAGGGGACCAAGGCCCCCGGCGCCGCCGGCGTGATCCACTCCGACTTCGAGAAGGGATTCATCCGCGCCGAGGTGATCGCCTACAATGATTACATCGCGTCCGGCGGCGAGAGCGGCGCCAAGGAGAAGGGCCTGATGCGCCTGGAAGGAAAAGAGTACGTGGTGCAGGACGGCGACGTCATGCATTTCAGGTTCAACGTGTAA
- the rpsF gene encoding 30S ribosomal protein S6 — translation MSRMYETIYIVQPDLGDEEIKALSTKVQDVIASMNGDFKRLEDWGTRKLAYPINKNPRGRYFYLRFDADAPLIAELERRLRLDDKVIRYQSVKLEQEVVAPAAAPAKSAEEGTEEVAAAATEAPAETTTTVEE, via the coding sequence ATGAGCAGGATGTACGAGACGATTTACATCGTCCAGCCGGACCTCGGTGACGAAGAGATCAAAGCTCTTTCCACCAAGGTGCAGGACGTGATCGCCAGCATGAACGGCGATTTCAAGAGGCTTGAAGACTGGGGCACCAGGAAACTGGCTTACCCGATCAACAAGAACCCCCGTGGCCGTTACTTTTACCTCCGTTTCGACGCAGATGCCCCGCTGATCGCAGAGCTGGAGCGTCGTCTGCGCCTCGACGACAAGGTGATCAGGTACCAGAGCGTGAAGCTCGAGCAGGAAGTGGTTGCACCGGCAGCCGCTCCGGCCAAAAGTGCCGAGGAAGGGACCGAGGAAGTGGCTGCGGCTGCTACCGAGGCTCCGGCCGAAACGACTACTACGGTGGAGGAATAA
- the rpsR gene encoding 30S ribosomal protein S18: protein MADERAPQRTSSGPRKKRPFQRRKVCRFCADKQVTIDYKDPRTLRYFVSERGKIIPRRISGNCSKHQREITEAIKRARNIALLPIAGSHATA from the coding sequence ATGGCAGACGAAAGAGCACCCCAGAGAACCAGCAGCGGCCCGAGGAAGAAGCGTCCGTTCCAGCGTCGTAAGGTCTGCCGTTTCTGCGCAGACAAGCAGGTAACCATCGATTACAAAGATCCCCGTACCCTCCGTTACTTCGTTTCGGAGCGCGGCAAGATCATCCCGCGCCGTATTTCCGGCAACTGCTCCAAGCATCAGAGGGAAATCACCGAGGCGATCAAGCGCGCCAGGAACATCGCGCTGCTTCCGATTGCCGGCAGCCACGCAACCGCCTAG
- a CDS encoding YybS family protein produces MSPLQGKILDVVKGSVTTVALFLAFVYLPVVGTIPGLFASAPAVFYAVKQGRGTGLAVVLASCAILLGVGDPAATAIYLLQAGVLSLALPEFLHRNKGGARSVIYSVAVTITVLLMAAVVYGMATGADLHAKISKGVQTSINQTSQIYQKAGVKGDELKALQDSMHQAGQLVVTIYPALVTVAYGMIACMNLMLVAGIAARLRMPLYVGDFRKYKNPEPLIWLLIVAGFGTLVPETIVHLASLNVLIVLGAVYSAQGFAIISFFFRKLQVPVFIRLLASLLLIFQPMMVLAVAALGVFDLWADFRSPNKQENL; encoded by the coding sequence GTGAGTCCGTTGCAGGGGAAGATTCTCGATGTCGTCAAGGGGAGCGTCACCACGGTGGCGCTCTTCCTTGCTTTCGTCTATCTCCCCGTGGTCGGCACCATCCCCGGCCTGTTCGCCTCAGCTCCGGCCGTGTTCTACGCGGTGAAGCAGGGGAGGGGGACCGGACTGGCGGTAGTACTTGCCAGTTGCGCCATTCTTCTTGGTGTCGGTGACCCGGCCGCGACGGCCATCTACCTGTTGCAAGCCGGCGTACTGTCCCTGGCGCTTCCGGAGTTCCTGCACAGGAACAAGGGGGGGGCTCGCTCCGTCATCTACTCGGTGGCGGTAACCATCACCGTCCTTTTGATGGCGGCGGTGGTCTACGGCATGGCAACCGGAGCCGACCTGCACGCCAAGATCAGCAAGGGCGTGCAGACGAGCATCAACCAGACCTCGCAGATCTACCAGAAGGCGGGTGTGAAGGGGGACGAGCTCAAGGCGCTGCAGGACTCGATGCATCAGGCCGGACAGCTGGTGGTCACCATCTACCCGGCGCTGGTCACCGTCGCTTACGGCATGATCGCCTGCATGAACCTGATGCTGGTGGCCGGGATAGCGGCGCGCCTGCGTATGCCGCTGTACGTCGGGGATTTCAGAAAGTACAAGAACCCTGAGCCGCTGATATGGCTTTTGATCGTGGCCGGCTTCGGCACCCTGGTGCCGGAAACCATCGTGCACCTCGCGTCCCTGAACGTGCTGATCGTACTCGGCGCGGTGTACTCGGCGCAAGGCTTCGCGATCATCAGCTTCTTCTTCAGAAAACTGCAGGTTCCGGTCTTTATCAGACTATTGGCAAGCCTGCTCCTGATCTTCCAGCCCATGATGGTGCTGGCGGTGGCGGCGCTGGGCGTATTCGATCTCTGGGCGGACTTCAGGTCCCCCAATAAACAGGAAAACCTGTAA
- the rplI gene encoding 50S ribosomal protein L9, which produces MKVILKENVDNLGHIGDIVKVAPGYARNYLLPKGFAIEATEKNAKALEHAKRHLEYKKNKVLEAAKLIAAKIEGITLSIAHQAGADDKLFGAVTNMELAEQLKAAGVEVDRKRIVLDEPIKHLGEFTAAVKLHPEVAATLKVVVTKA; this is translated from the coding sequence ATGAAGGTAATTCTCAAAGAAAACGTAGACAACCTCGGCCACATCGGCGACATCGTGAAAGTAGCACCGGGCTACGCCAGGAACTACCTGCTCCCGAAAGGCTTCGCCATCGAGGCTACCGAGAAGAACGCGAAGGCCCTTGAGCACGCCAAGCGTCACCTCGAGTACAAGAAAAACAAAGTTCTCGAAGCTGCCAAGCTGATCGCAGCCAAGATCGAGGGCATTACCCTTTCCATCGCTCACCAGGCTGGTGCTGACGACAAGCTTTTCGGCGCCGTCACCAACATGGAACTGGCCGAGCAGTTGAAAGCCGCCGGCGTGGAAGTCGACCGCAAGCGCATCGTGCTCGACGAGCCGATCAAGCACCTGGGCGAGTTCACCGCTGCCGTGAAGCTCCACCCGGAAGTGGCCGCCACCCTGAAGGTCGTGGTCACCAAGGCCTAA